A stretch of the SAR202 cluster bacterium genome encodes the following:
- a CDS encoding FAD-binding dehydrogenase: MDTKFDVIIVGAGNAALCAALSAREKGARVVVLEKAPQHFRGGNTYFTGGAIRCAYNGIDDIKALIPDMSSEEEAGIDVGSYPQSKFYDDLMRVTEGLSDPELAQALVSQSHPTMVWLRHQGMRFVLLYGRQSFKVGDKHRFWGGLTVEAVGGGKGLSDQLFEMCQRRGVEIRYDTKGIRLLQDRRGRVRGVVIQGPKVLEELESKAIVLACGGFEANAEMRTRYLGPGWELAKVRGVPYNTGDGIRMALEVGAQSYGHWSGCHAVAWDLNAPPFGDRTVTDLFQKHSYPFGIIVNIKGQRFVDEGADLRNYTYAKYGREILYQPQRVAFQIFDDKVKHLLRDEYRISRVTMAESKTIAGLAESLGVDKVGLSETVRRFNASVQSGEYNPTKLDGKATKGLTPPKSNWAQPIDSPPYLGYAVTCGITFTFGGLRINAKGQVINTEGSTVPGLYAAGELVGGLFYHNYPGGAGLMAGSVFGRIAGRSAAGETDAGS, translated from the coding sequence GGGGCGGCAACACCTATTTCACCGGCGGCGCCATCCGCTGCGCCTACAACGGCATCGACGATATCAAGGCCCTGATACCCGATATGTCGTCGGAAGAAGAGGCAGGCATCGACGTCGGCAGTTATCCCCAGTCCAAGTTCTACGACGACCTCATGCGCGTGACCGAAGGCCTCAGCGACCCTGAGCTGGCCCAGGCCCTTGTGAGCCAGTCCCACCCTACGATGGTATGGCTGCGGCATCAGGGCATGCGATTTGTCCTGCTCTACGGCCGCCAGTCCTTCAAGGTGGGTGACAAGCACCGTTTCTGGGGTGGGCTTACGGTGGAGGCTGTCGGTGGCGGCAAAGGGTTGTCAGACCAACTTTTTGAAATGTGCCAGCGCAGGGGTGTTGAGATTAGGTATGACACAAAGGGCATTCGACTATTGCAGGACCGGCGTGGCCGAGTGCGGGGCGTCGTAATACAAGGGCCTAAAGTCTTAGAGGAACTGGAGTCGAAAGCGATTGTCCTGGCCTGCGGCGGCTTCGAGGCCAACGCCGAGATGCGCACTCGATACCTGGGGCCTGGCTGGGAGCTGGCCAAGGTGCGCGGCGTCCCCTATAACACCGGCGACGGCATACGCATGGCCCTGGAAGTTGGCGCCCAGTCCTACGGCCACTGGAGCGGATGCCACGCCGTAGCCTGGGACCTGAACGCGCCGCCCTTTGGGGACCGCACTGTGACAGATCTGTTCCAGAAACACTCCTACCCCTTCGGCATCATCGTGAACATCAAAGGCCAGCGGTTCGTGGATGAGGGAGCGGACCTGCGGAACTATACTTACGCCAAGTACGGCCGCGAAATCTTATACCAGCCCCAGCGGGTTGCCTTCCAAATTTTCGACGACAAGGTCAAGCACCTGCTGCGCGACGAGTACCGCATATCGCGAGTGACTATGGCCGAATCGAAGACTATCGCAGGGCTGGCGGAGTCCCTGGGAGTCGATAAGGTAGGTCTGTCGGAGACGGTGCGCCGCTTCAACGCGTCGGTGCAGTCCGGGGAGTACAATCCTACGAAGTTGGACGGCAAGGCCACCAAGGGACTCACTCCTCCCAAGAGCAACTGGGCGCAGCCAATAGATTCGCCGCCATACCTGGGCTACGCAGTTACCTGCGGCATAACCTTCACCTTCGGCGGCCTGCGCATAAACGCAAAGGGCCAGGTCATAAACACCGAGGGTTCGACTGTACCAGGCCTGTATGCCGCCGGCGAGCTAGTCGGCGGGCTGTTTTACCACAACTACCCGGGCGGTGCCGGGCTAATGGCGGGGTCGGTATTTGGCCGGATCGCGGGGCGGAGCGCGGCGGGGGAAACCGACGCTGGTAGCTAG